A window from Candidatus Omnitrophota bacterium encodes these proteins:
- a CDS encoding divalent-cation tolerance protein CutA produces MKKSGCIAIFTACPTEKEAERIAGELIKKKLIACANMIRGARSIFRWKGHIERTGETLLIMKSLKKNFSRIDRAIRDLHSYEVPEIVSFSIDEVSSDYLKWIKESVR; encoded by the coding sequence ATGAAAAAATCCGGATGCATCGCAATCTTTACCGCCTGCCCTACAGAAAAAGAGGCTGAGCGCATAGCGGGCGAATTGATAAAGAAAAAACTTATCGCGTGCGCAAATATGATACGGGGCGCGAGGTCTATATTCCGCTGGAAGGGGCATATTGAAAGGACGGGCGAAACGCTCCTCATAATGAAAAGCTTAAAAAAGAATTTCAGCCGGATTGATAGAGCGATAAGAGATCTGCATAGTTACGAAGTGCCGGAAATAGTATCTTTTTCTATTGACGAAGTGAGTAGCGATTATTTAAAATGGATCAAGGAGTCGGTGAGGTAA
- a CDS encoding histone deacetylase, producing MGKNKVVYSDEYEVDIGAHVFPTEKYRLIRARLVEEKVLGEGDFEFALPASDDDILLVHSKEYVSKLKNGTLSAEDIFTLELPYSEEIVRSSYVCVGGTILSSKIALAGGVGIHIGGGFHHAFRDHGEGFCVLNDVAVAIKKMVSEKKIRKAMVIDCDLHQGNGTADIFWDDKDVFTFSIHQEHNYPFHKPKSDMDIGLEDYASDGIYLGRLREHIPKIISDFKPGLILYVAGADPYEGDQIGNLSLTVGGLKKRDEFIFETAENFGVPVSVVLAGGYAENIEDIVTIHCNTVKTGLKYTK from the coding sequence ATGGGTAAAAACAAAGTCGTCTATTCAGACGAATACGAAGTGGACATAGGGGCACATGTGTTCCCTACGGAGAAATACCGGTTGATACGCGCTCGCCTTGTGGAAGAGAAGGTCCTCGGCGAGGGTGATTTTGAATTTGCCCTGCCGGCATCCGATGACGACATACTTCTCGTTCATTCTAAAGAATATGTAAGCAAGCTTAAAAACGGCACTCTTAGCGCCGAAGACATATTTACACTTGAGCTGCCGTATTCAGAGGAGATCGTACGTTCTTCCTATGTATGCGTCGGCGGCACGATATTAAGCTCGAAAATAGCGCTTGCCGGCGGTGTGGGCATACATATAGGCGGAGGATTTCATCACGCGTTTCGGGACCACGGCGAAGGATTTTGCGTCTTAAATGATGTAGCGGTAGCAATAAAGAAGATGGTCTCGGAGAAAAAAATCCGAAAGGCGATGGTCATCGACTGCGACCTGCATCAGGGTAACGGTACGGCAGATATATTCTGGGACGACAAAGATGTCTTTACCTTTTCTATACATCAGGAACATAATTACCCGTTTCATAAGCCGAAAAGCGATATGGATATAGGATTGGAGGACTACGCTTCTGATGGGATTTACCTTGGCAGGCTGCGCGAACACATACCGAAGATAATAAGCGATTTTAAGCCCGGACTTATACTTTATGTAGCCGGGGCCGATCCTTACGAAGGAGACCAGATAGGCAATCTTTCATTGACGGTGGGCGGCTTAAAGAAGAGAGACGAATTTATTTTTGAGACCGCGGAAAATTTCGGCGTGCCCGTATCGGTAGTGCTCGCCGGAGGCTACGCCGAGAATATAGAAGATATCGTAACGATACATTGCAATACCGTAAAAACAGGGTTAAAATATACAAAATGA